Proteins encoded in a region of the Cyanobacteria bacterium QS_8_64_29 genome:
- a CDS encoding IS630 family transposase yields the protein EQNPIEKVWLRGKETMRKLAGLCPSFERVKALFWLLIEHDIFKFSMLRQYGFVHV from the coding sequence GAACAGAACCCGATTGAGAAAGTCTGGCTGCGAGGCAAAGAGACCATGAGAAAGCTAGCTGGCCTATGTCCTTCCTTTGAGCGCGTCAAGGCGCTATTCTGGCTACTTATCGAGCATGACATCTTTAAATTTTCGATGCTACGCCAGTACGGGTTCGTTCACGTGTAA